In Pseudomonas sp. PDM14, a genomic segment contains:
- a CDS encoding DUF2845 domain-containing protein: MRLSTVCLSLLALASDLALADTLRCGTQLINEGDRAFEVEKKCGPPAYRDLVGYTLTGYDRREFKIEEWVYGPTNGKLSILTFEANRLVRIESRRDR, from the coding sequence ATGCGTCTATCCACTGTCTGTCTATCCCTGCTGGCCCTTGCCAGTGACCTGGCGTTGGCCGATACGCTGCGCTGTGGCACCCAGCTGATCAACGAAGGCGACCGCGCCTTCGAGGTCGAGAAGAAATGCGGGCCGCCGGCTTACCGCGATCTGGTCGGCTATACACTCACCGGCTATGACCGCCGGGAATTCAAGATCGAGGAATGGGTCTACGGTCCTACCAACGGCAAGCTGAGCATCCTCACCTTTGAAGCGAACCGCCTGGTACGTATCGAATCCCGCCGCGACCGCTGA
- a CDS encoding DUF2845 domain-containing protein, protein MHKLLFCTLALLVTGTAQAASTLRCNSGLVSLDDTAGEIFNTCGEPVSRDMLGYREVIDQYGFRNEVQVEEWIYGPRGGMYYYLRLEGNRLVKIESKRGQ, encoded by the coding sequence ATGCACAAACTCCTTTTCTGCACCCTCGCCCTGCTGGTCACCGGCACTGCCCAGGCCGCCTCGACGCTGCGCTGCAACAGCGGCCTGGTCAGCCTCGACGACACCGCTGGCGAGATCTTCAATACCTGCGGTGAACCCGTCAGCCGCGACATGCTCGGTTACCGCGAGGTGATCGACCAGTACGGCTTCCGCAACGAGGTGCAGGTGGAAGAGTGGATCTACGGCCCGCGCGGCGGCATGTACTACTACCTGCGCCTAGAAGGCAATCGCCTGGTGAAGATCGAGAGCAAGCGCGGGCAGTAA